The segment GAGCGAGATCGGCGCGCACGATCATCTGGTGCTGGAGACCGACGAGGGGCGGACGCTGTCGCTGTGCGACCCGCGCCGCTTCGGATCGGTCGACCTCGTCCGGGGCGAGGAACTCGCCGGGTTCGGCCCGTTCAAGGCGCTGGGGCCCGAGCCGCTGGGCCCCGATCTGACCGGCGCCCATCTCGCCGGGGCGCTCGAAGGGCGCGTCGCGCCGATCAAGGCGATGCTGCTCGACCAGCGGATCGTCGCCGGGCTCGGCAACATCTATGTGTGCGAGGCGCTGCACATGACCGGCATCGCGCCGACCACCATGGCGGGCCGGATCGCGAAGAAGCGGCTCGACCGGCTGGTCGATTCGATTCGCGAGGTGCTGGCGGCGGCGATCGAGGCGGGCGGCTCCACGCTGCGCGACTATGCCCGGCCCGATGGCGAGCTCGGCTATTTCGCCAAGCAGTGGCGCGTCTATGGCCGCGAAGGCGAGCCGTGCCATTGCGGCACCGTGATCCGGCGCCGCGTCGATGGCGGCCGATCGACCTTCTACTGCCCCAAATGCCAGAAATAGGGCGAGTTGGAGGTTGACCATGCGGGCCGGCCTGTGTATTGGCGCGGCCTTCCGGCGGGGACCCGTTCCCAGCCGTTCCTGTCATTATAGCTAGGGTTTGAACGAGCATGGCGAATACGCCGCAGGCAAAGAAGCGCATCCGTCGCAACGATCGTCGCGCCGAGATCAACGGTGCCCGGGTCAGCCGGATCCGCACCTTCGTGAAGAAGGTCGAGGCTGCGCTTGCCGCCGGCGACAAGACCGCCGCCACCGCCGCGCTGGCCGCTGCCCAGCCCGAGCTGTTCCGTGGCGTCTCGAAGGGCGTGGTCCACAAGAACACCGCCTCGCGCAAGTTCTCCCGCCTGACCAAGCGCATCGCCGCCCTCGGCTGATCGTTCAGGCCCGTATGACAAAAGGCCCGCCGGCAGAGATGCCGGCGGGCCTTTTGTCATGTCGGCGTCACGGAACCGTAACTCTCGGAATTACTTTGATTCGTTGTCAGAACCCCTCCCAAGAAACTGAAAAACAAAGATAAAATTTTTTTCAGCGGG is part of the Rhizorhabdus wittichii RW1 genome and harbors:
- a CDS encoding Formamidopyrimidine-DNA glycosylase / DNA-(apurinic or apyrimidinic site) lyase (TIGRFAM: formamidopyrimidine-DNA glycosylase~PFAM: Formamidopyrimidine-DNA glycolase), whose amino-acid sequence is MPELPEVETTVRGLRPPLEGRRLTRVETRRADLRRPFPADLRQRMTGATITGLGRRAKYGLIETDRGDVMVFHLGMSGRWRIDPSEIGAHDHLVLETDEGRTLSLCDPRRFGSVDLVRGEELAGFGPFKALGPEPLGPDLTGAHLAGALEGRVAPIKAMLLDQRIVAGLGNIYVCEALHMTGIAPTTMAGRIAKKRLDRLVDSIREVLAAAIEAGGSTLRDYARPDGELGYFAKQWRVYGREGEPCHCGTVIRRRVDGGRSTFYCPKCQK
- a CDS encoding SSU ribosomal protein S20P (PFAM: ribosomal protein S20), giving the protein MANTPQAKKRIRRNDRRAEINGARVSRIRTFVKKVEAALAAGDKTAATAALAAAQPELFRGVSKGVVHKNTASRKFSRLTKRIAALG